TTTCCTCAGCTCTTCCATAATTCTTTGTAATCacatcatttcacaaattccttGAGCCATTGACCTAAACTCAGCCTCTGCAATACTTCTTGTTACaacattttgttttttacttcGCCAAGTCACAAGGTTTCCCCATACAAATGTATGGTACCCTGATGTAAATCTTCTATCTGTTATTGAGTCTGCCCAGTCTGCATCTGTATAAGCTTCAATTCTTTTTTGTTCGGATTTCTTAAAGAATAAGCCCTTTCCAGGTGAACTTTTCAAGTATCTCAGAATCCAAAACACTGATTCTTCATGTTCCTCCATTGAGGAGTGCATAAATTGACTCACTACGCTCACTACAAAAGCTATGTCTGGACTTGTATGTGATAAGTAAATTAACTTACCGACTAATCTTTGGTACTGCCCTTTATCAACTAATTGACCttctttatttctaaattttacatttggatCAATTGATATGTCAGCTAGGCGGCAACCACTCATCCTAACTTCTTTTAAAAGATCAATCACATATTTTTTCTGAGAGACCACAAAACCCTTCTTTGATCGAACAACTTCCATTccaagaaaatatttcaaagGACCCAAGTCTTTGATCTCAAACTCCAATGCTAGATGCTCCTTGAGACGCCTTATTTCATCCATATCATCTCCTGTAAGAAtgatatcatcgacataaattATAATAACTGTTATTTTACCTCTTTGTGAGTGTCGATAGAACATTGTGTGATCAGCTTGCCCTTGTGAGTAACCTTGTTTTTTAACAACTTGAGTGAACCGTTCAAACCAAGCTCGAGGAGACTACTTCAGACCATACAAAGATTTCTTAAGCTTACATACTCGAGTTccaattttttcttcaaaacctGGAGAAGGATCCATGTAAACTTCCTTATTCAAGTTTCCCATTTAGGAAAGCATTCTTTACATCTAGCTACTGTAAAGACCAATCAAGATTAACAGTAAATTGATAACAGAATTTAATTTGGCTACTGAAGCAAATGTTTCAATATAATTTATCTCGTATGTTTGAGTGTACCTTTTAGCCACCAGGCTTTGTATCTATCTAAAGATCCATTcggtttgaatttggttgtgaACACCCATTTGCAACCCACAGTTTTTTTCCCTATAGGTAATTTCACTGTTTCCCATGTACCTATTTTTTCAAGAGCGCGCATCTCCTCTAAAATAGCCTCCTTCCACTCAGGAACTTGTAGAGCATCTTTCACATTTTTTGGTATTTTCACAGTAGCGAGACACAAAACAAAGGTTAAAAATGTCAAAGACAAGACTTTATTGGACACAAAGTTAGACATGGGATATTTGACAACGTTTCTaacacattttcttttaataactggaatatttaaataagaaaatttattggTTGGATTATGAGCTTTACCtggtgatacgagtcacaaaggcccaacccaagttcttgaaggcaatgcccaataagaagattccaagcccaatcaagaaatccacccatacttagttgaaaatcaggctaaattgtcaaagtggcccaaattgtaaagttttatttttatttatttatttatttatttacttagtttaaatttttatgtaaatattcagtccaagagtcccaaataaagacctttgaccgaatttccatattaaaataattaggagttttttttattttagttttctaattagattaggactagttataaggcctatttaaaggcatggctggccaccttgtaaacaacttctcaaatatatattaaatttgatttgttgagtgcgaattttctttgaggttttctccaagaattctctcttgagctttctttagaagttgttttaacaatcttttgattgtgggagccatcttcaaccttcttcttgccattgatattctttggaggggagattagagccgtttgaagggagttgtgagatctttcgggatttcaaggcttcttaggacttatcttttaatttcttcttgtcaATTCTCTCTTTATTTCGCTTGTgcgaatctttatctaatttattttcgttcttattgtgttttcacctttttctatcttaaggaattagcccaaaatccccaatttctagggttcttgccgattcatccatactcttttgggagaaattagattgtcgaaatttgggaaaactatCTGGGTGTTCAATTGGATGTAATCGtaatctcctttagggtttcaagaacccttattaacacttatttctattctcaatttgattctttctttgatttggggattttatttggatctggaaattcaaagttctaatattttaattttctgctttTGTTTCAGATCGATTGTTTAGAGCTTTCGAGGAGtttccgtgacttggcaactcgatcttggtcgcTGCAAGAACCccttatcatttggtatcaaattttgggcgttttgagtgttcttggttgatttctaaactaatctcaatttttaaagcacaaaatGCAGATTTTACCgtaaaaattgttcaaaaaattcatttaagtgggtaaacgttgtccaaTTGATccgaaattttacatacatatttgtggtaatcgtgattgaatataaaaaattaatccccaaaaaatcagtcaaaaagtcaaaatcaaaaagacgaaattcaataaaatttaaaaaagattcaatgggttgaatttggtgcccaaactttccggatcaaaattcaatatttaaggacattccagatttaatttcatgatttttgagATCGAAACACCTCGAAcggttgtcaagttactccgtaatttttgggttttcgcttttcaacaatttttattgattcttagctgtaggttttcatttgtttgcctttattctccctttataatatttaacaccttcttgtttcttgtgttagtaggatttaaacgtgtgcacaATCCTTCCTGCAATActgaatcaattggtgtctcgccgctttttggcatcctagtgcaaattaggattctttggtagtttggttcacactctctaattggttgatataaactctgataaagaactcacaagattgaattctacctcattaagaatttgaattttctttttgagtgattaacggtgaggtttgctaacttttatttttgagtgtttattttttgcaggtttttgaaaaatgtctaaaaatgaccataatgatacacttatgaaagtccaacaacagttagacggACATGCTGCtgcaatcacacaaataaatgctacacttcaagcattgaatactactttgaatgaggtacgattgaatcaagaacctcaatatcgagatccaatcaAGAAAGATAGGGATAACCAGCCTCATAGGCGCGGccctcgacgtgtccctagaatGGATGAtaattttcatgatcgtgggcaaccttctttggcaaaaccaaagaGCGAGCAGCAACGAGAACATCTCTTTCATACTCGCTGCCATGTACAAGGTAAGCTTTGTAGAGTTATTATTGATGGTGAAAGTTGCTCGAACGTAGCCAGCACGACGATGGTGGAAAAGCTTTGCTtaaccactaccaagcatccacAACCTTATCAACTACAAGGGCTTAGCAACGAAGGCCAATTTAAGGTCACTCAACAAGTGCGCATCGCCTTTTCTATCGGTGACGTATCAAGACGAAGTTGTGTGCGACGTAGTGCCTATTCAAGCTCGCCATTTGTTGCTAGGAAAACCATGGCAACTGGATCGAAAGGTCACTCACGATGGtcgtaccaataggtattctttcaagcatcaaggaaggaaaatcacctTAGTGCCGCTCACTCCGAACAAGTCCATGATGACCAAATCAAATCGAAAAATTACATTGTTAAAACAagtgaggaaaagaaaaaagaatgcaAAAGAGCAAAAGAGATTGAGAGTGAAAAGGAATGTGAAACagacaagaaaattgaaaaagaagttgaagaaagaagagaaaatgagttagaaaaagaaacaaaagaaaaagacgaggaaagggtagtgaggaatgtttccactaaccaaGATATGAATATTTCTTGTCTTGCTACTTTTCGTGTTTCCGAAAGAccgaaagataactttcaacttcaatacctctcAAATGAAAGACGCTTTCATACGATCATCATAGGTAAAGATaaaatcacactacatgagcccgaagagcttcgactacactatgcccccgatgagcgaaggtttgtattaaatggaaaaggtaaatcgacccttattcttctgcttataaagtggactcaattgccattagtcccgttcgatcgaggaaagtcgagtccatttgatttttcagattcgaggacgaatctttttgaggaagggggaatgatacgagtcacaaaggcctaacccaagttcttgaaggcaaggcccaataagaagattccaagcccaatcaagaaatccacccatacttagttgaaaatcaagctaaattgtcaaagtggtccaagttgtaaagttttatttttatttatttatttatttatttactta
This genomic stretch from Gossypium raimondii isolate GPD5lz chromosome 6, ASM2569854v1, whole genome shotgun sequence harbors:
- the LOC128041759 gene encoding secreted RxLR effector protein 161-like; translation: MGNLNKEVYMDPSPGDDMDEIRRLKEHLALEFEIKDLGPLKYFLGMEVVRSKKGFVVSQKKYVIDLLKEVRMSGCRLADISIDPNVKFRNKEGQLVDKGQYQRLVGKLIYLSHTSPDIAFVVSVVSQFMHSSMEEHEESVFWILRYLKSSPGKGLFFKKSEQKRIEAYTDADWADSITDRRFTSGYHTFVWGNLVTWRSKKQNVVTRSIAEAEFRSMAQGICEMM